DNA from Prevotella melaninogenica:
GGTTCTTTACACTACAGCCATGCGATGCGTACGTCCTGGTAGAGAAGGGACTGACTTTACCATACAAATTGTTATTAGTCATGTAAGCGGTCTGCTTGTTGCGGTGTTGGCGGGAACGGTGGCGCATATCTTCGACTATCGTGGCCTTTATATAGCTGAAACAGTGGTGGCTATCTTCAGCCTTATTTATGTTCTCTCAGCCTTTAAAAAGGAGCAATAAACCATGTGTTCCTTTACAGAAGAACGTAGCTTTGCCCCAAACCGATCACGTATTATGGTCTAATGACCTATTCAGATTATATCATAGTAAAGTTAGGCTTGTAAGCCTATTGTGCTTTCCTTATAAATGAGGATTGTTTATGTTAGGAGGTATTCATACCTTTGTCATATAATTTATTTCGACGAATGAAGCAAGAACTGATTGATAAATACAATGTATCTGTACCTCGTTATACGAGTTATCCACCAGCTAACTTCTTCCGACTTTTTACTGGGGAAGAGTTTCTGAGGGAGGTTGATTATAGCAATGAGGTGCGTGAGAAGAATCTTTCCTTTTATTTTCATATGCCTTTTTGTCGGCGTCTGTGTCATTATTGTGGCTGCAACTCTTACCCTATGGCAAAGCAAGAGCATGTCGAAGCCTATGTACAAGCATTGCATAAGGAGATAGATCTTGTAGCAAAGCATCTGGATAATAGTAGACGTATATCGCAGATTCATTATGGTGGTGGTAGTCCAACGGCTATGCCTGTAAGCGTTCTTAAAGAACTGAATGAGCATCTGCTGTCACTCTTTTCTACGATAGAACAGCCTGAAATAGCCATAGAATGTCATCCTGGTTATCTAACAGCTGAGGACTGGCAAGGACTGTTGGATGCACGATTTAATCGTTTTAGTTTAGGTGTACAGGACTTCAATGAAGAGGTGTTGAGGCTTGTTAATCGTACGCCTTCTGAATTGCCAACAGAGGAAATAGTGGCAATTCTCCGTAACGCGGGTGTTAATATTAATATGGATTTCCTCTTTGGCTTACCGCTTCAGACATCGGATAGCTTTAAGAAGACGATAGAGCGTGCTGTAGCAATGCGCCCCGACCGTGTTACAACATTCAGTTATGGACACTGCCCATGGATATTTAAACGGCAGATGATACTTGAAAAGGCTGGTCTTCCTGATACGGAGGAGAAGGCTTTGATGTTCCAAAAGGCTAAAGATGTGCTGCATGAGGCGGGTTATCTTAGTGTTGGTTTGGATCATTTTGTACTTCCTAATGATGAACTATCTGAGGCTTTGCAATCTCATCGACTACATCGAAACTTCCAAGGTTATTGCACGCGTCGCACAACGGGGCAGGTGTATGCCTTCGGTGTGACGGGTATCAGTCAATTAGAAACTGCCTATGCACAGAATACAAAGTCGATAGACGAATATATAACAGAAGTCTCTGCGGGTACATTGCCTATTCGGAAAGGTTACCAATTAACGTCCAAAGAGCGTATAGTACGTGAAGTAATTGAGCGTTTGATGTGTAACTATCATCTTGATTGGACACACCTTGCGGAGGATCTTGTAGTGTCGGTAGCTGAGGTGAAGGAGGCTATCAATTATGATGTTGAACGCCTGCAAGAGATGGAAAGAGATGGTATTCTTTGTTTAACAGAGAATACTTTAGAGATGACAGGGGAAGGGAATCCCTTTGTTCGTACTGTGGCTGCTGCGCTTGATTCGATGATGGTGGCTACGGATAAGAAGTTTTCAAAGCCGATATAAAAGCTTTACTTTTCCTTATCGTTGGGTAGAGAAACTGAGGAGAGGAATCTATATAGCATAAATATTATGGAAGAAAGAAAGATAGTTGTCGTTGGTGCTGGTCTTACTGGTCTTACTTGTGCAGCTTATCTACGTCGTAAAGGTCAAGATGTAGTGGTTTTGGAGGCTGCCGATCGTATCGGTGGACTTATGCAGACGGAAGAGGTAGACGGCTTTGTGATGGAACAAGGACCGAGTACGGGTACTATTAAATACCCTGAAGTGGCTGAACTCTTCGATATGTTAGGCGATGATTGTACGTTGGAGGTAGCACAGAGTTCTGCTAAATGCCGTTTGATATGGAAAGATGGACGTTTTCATGCCCTACCTTCTGGACTTTGGTCTGCTATCACCACTCCTCTCTTCACACTGAAAGATAAGTTCCGTATCCTTGGTGAGCCATGGCGTAAGAAGGGGATAGACCCTAACGAGAGTGTGGGTAGCCTTGCTGAACGACGCTTGGGACGGTCATTTGTTGATTACGCAGTCGACCCTTTCCTCTCTGGTGTGTATGCTGGTGATCCTTATCAACTACCAACTCGCCTTGCTTTGCCTAAACTCTACGACTTAGAACAACGTTATGGAAGCTTTATTAAAGGGGCTATGGCACTTGCAAAACAACCAAAGACGGACAGGGAAAAGCGTGCAACGAAGGCTGTCTTCTCTACTCGTGGAGGTTTCCGTAGTCTTGTTTCTGCATTAGGGAGAGTTATTGGTGATGAGAGAATCCGAACGAATTGTAAAGAACTAAGTATTGAACCGTTAGGAGATAAGTGGAAACTGTCTTGGGGTGAGAATACTATAATAGCTGAACAGGTTATTACAACTTGTCCTGCCTATGCCTTGCCTAAGTTATTGAACTTCTTACCTAAGGAGCAACTTGACGATTTAAGCAATCTTTATTATGCTCCAGTGATTGAGATTGGAGTGGGTATGAAGAATACGGGGGATGTACATTGGAATGCCTTTGGCGGATTAGTACCGTCAAAAGAAAAGCAGAATGTATTGGGAGTCCTTATGCCTTCCGCTTGTTTTCAAGGGCGTTCGCCTAAGGAAGGAGCCAATTACGCATGCTTTATAGGTGGTGCTTGTCATCCTGAATATATCAATAAGACGGATGAAGAACTGATAGGATTGGTTAATACGTCCCTTCATACGATGTTGGGTTATCCTAAAGGCACGTGTGCTGACGTCATTCGTATTTACAGACACAGCCATGCTATTCCACAATATATGCCCGAAACGGATGCTCGCCTTCGTACTATTGATGCCGTAGAACTTGCTTATCCTGGTTTACATATCATTGGTAATTTGAAAGATGGTATCGGTATGGGCGATAGAATCAAGCAGGCTGTGGATATGGCAGAGAAGATTAGTTTGTCTGTATCGTAAATACAAGCTATCTCACACGAATATTTCTTGTTTCAATTTGCTGTCACTTTTAACACTTCAATTACTCCTCTGTAAACTAATAAGTTAAGTTCTTACAATGGATGACAGCAGTGACAGCAAATTGAATTTATCCTAATTGCCGAAGCAAAAACACAAAGTCAAACAAGTATATAACATGCAAAAAGCCATAATCCCAATAGGATTACGGCTTTTATTGTTCTTTTCAGCTATGACTGAAAGTATTTTTTTATCCCAATGCAGCTACGTGCTTGCAGAGAGCAGACTTCAAATTAGCTGCCTTGTTCTGGTGGATAACGTTAGTCTTTGCCAACTTGTCCAACATCTTCTGTACAACAGGATAGAGCTTAACAGCCTCTTCCTTATCCGTCATGCTACGCAACTTGCGTACAGCGTTACGCATAGTCTTAGCATAATATCTGTTGTGCAAAGTCTTAACCTTGTCCTGACGGATTCTCTTCAATGATGATTTGTGATTTGCCATCTTTGTTTTCTTCTTTTATTTTACTTGTAGTCCCTAGCAGAGTCGAACTGCTCTTTAGAGAATGAAAATCTCTCGTCCTAACCGATAGACGAAGGGACCATAGCTGATTTTGCGGGTGCAAAGGTAGCCCATTTATTTTAATCAACCAAACTTTTTGCTAATAAATTTTCGTAAGAGGCTGTATTTTTGTATTTTTGCATTGTTTTTTATATGATTTTGAAGTCAAAGGCAATTGTTTTGCGTTCTCTGAAGTTTGGTGACTCATCACTAATAATTGATATGTTTACCGAGTTAGAGGGGCGTATTTCTTTTATAACGCGCATTCCTAAGACGGCAAAAGGGAAGATTAAGAAGCAGTATTTTCAACCGCTGACCTTACTCGACCTTGAATTTGATTACCGTCCGCGAACTTCTTTGCAGCGTATAAAGGAAGTGCGTATCCTTCGTCCTTACGGCTCTATACCTTTTGACCCTGTGAAGTCGGCTATCCTGCTCTTCCTTTCAGAATTCCTTTATTATGTTACTCGTGGTGAGCAACAGAATGCCCACCTATATAATTATGTATGTGCGAGTATGGAATGGTTGGATGAGGCTGAGCGTGATTATGCCAATTTCCATCTTGTCTTTATGATGCGTTTGAGTCGTTTCATCGGTTTCTTCCCTAATCTTGATGCCTATCAGGCGGGTGCTTGCTTTGATCTTCGCAATGCAACCTTCACTGCAAGTGCACCTCTTCATTCTGATTATCTACTCCCTGCAGATGCAGCAGGTATTAATCAGTTGATTCGTATGGACTACGAGAATATGCACCTTTTCCGTCTATCTCGTCACGATCGCAATCGTATTTCAGATATCGTATTGCATTACTATCGAATCCATGTGCCTGATATGCCTGAACTAAAAAGTTTTCAGGTGATGCGCGAACTGTTTAGTTAAGGTGCTTTACGATGTTATTTAGGTGTTAATAAATGCTCCTATAATGACCGTATATTATACTTATAGATAGTCTTTATCAAATTATTTTCATGAAAAAAAATATTTTTCTTCATGAAAAGAAATATTTATCTTCATGAAAATAATTTCTTTTTTTCATGATAATAATTCAAGATTGGTATTTTGTTGCTTGTTTTTTTTATTACTTTTGTGGACTTGAAGCATGAAAATTCAAACTTAACCTATTATATAATATAAGTTTATGAAGTTAACAGAACAGCGTAGTAGTATGCTTCATGGTGTACTGCTGATTACTTTGTTTGCTTGTGCAGCATTCTATATCGGTGATATGGGATGGGTGAAAGCACTTTCGTTGAGTCCGATGGTCGTTGGTATCATCTTGGGTATGCTTTATGCCAATAGCCTTCGCAATAATCTTCCTGAAACGTGGGTGCCGGGTATTGCCTTTTGTGCGAAACGTGTGTTGCGGTTTGGTATTATTCTTTATGGTTTTCGTTTGACCTTTCAAGACGTGGTGGCAGTGGGCTTCCCTGCTATTATTGTGGATGCAATTATTGTATGTGGAACGATTCTCTTAGGTGTTTTGGTCGGTAGACTCTTGAAGATGGACCGCAGTATAGCTCTTTTGGCAGCTTGTGGAAGTGGTATCTGTGGAGCCGCTGCGGTGTTAGGTGTCGACGGAGCTATTCGTCCGAAGCCTTATAAGACGGCTGTAGCGGTAGCGACGGTGGTAATCTTCGGTACACTTTCAATGTTCCTTTATCCGATTCTTTATCGTGCAGGTGTCTTTGATTTATCACCCGATGCAATGGGAATCTTTGCAGGGTCTACGATTCATGAGGTGGCTCATGTCGTCGGTGCAGGTAATGCCATGGGTGCTGCAGTGAGCAATTCTGCGATTATCGTTAAGATGATTCGTGTGATGATGTTGGTACCTGTGTTGTTGGTTATAGCCTTCTTTGTTGCAAAGAATGTTGCTGAGCGAGACGATGAGGCTGGCGGTAGTCGTAAGATAAACATCCCTTGGTTTGCGATTCTCTTCCTTGTGGTCATCGGTTTCAACTCATTGAACTTACTTCCAAAAGAACTTGTCGACTTTATCAATACCCTCGATACCTTCCTTCTCACCATGGCTATGTCTGCGCTCGGTGCTGAAACGAGTATTGATAAGTTTAAGAAAGCAGGTTTTAAGCCTTTCCTCTTGGCAGCAATTCTATGGTGCTGGCTGATCGGTGGAGGTTATTGCTTGGCAAAGTATTTGGTGCCTATGCTTTAGTTTATGGTGAGAAGTGTTAGATGTTGAGGACCTGTTTTAGTTTAGTATATTTGAATACGCTTATTCTTTATAAGTAACAAGCTTTTGTGTTGTACAGAAGGAAATAAGAAAACGGCTACTTATTTAATGGGGTAGTCGTTTTCTTATATGTATAGTTACAAGTTAAATATTTAACAAAATGTACTTACTTTAGATATTCAATTTCAACATTTCTATCATACATATGTAGCACACATTTTTCAACTTGTTCATTTTTGAGGAAGATAGTCAGTCCATAGTTTTGCCCATCGAAGTCAATCCAACCAAATGGGGACATAGCTTGAAGAGGGTAGCCTCTCAATACAATTTTGTTATCAGACTGGCTAATTACTCTCATTGGTTTTGGAGCCATCTGCACGTTGTTTTGCCAAACTGGGTGCATGCCGTCCAAGTTGTAGATAGTAACGATATATCCATCATCGCTAACAATTTTATAACCGCTACATCCACTTATATTTGGTTCAACTTTCACAGCACGTTTGGCACCGCCATGGGGACCAGAAATATGAATGCCATCTTGGTATCTTATATGATCGGAAGATTCAAATAAAAAATTCAAATCCATAAGAATTGGTTTATATCTTTGCTAATAATTTTAACTGACCTGTATGTAGAATTCCAAACAATCTCTCCATAAAATCATCAAGTTCAGGAGTATGATCAATAAACATTTCTGTAGCCAGCCAAATAGTTTCATCATCAAAGAAAAAAGCTTTAATACACTTTATTTCTTTGTTAAGTTCATTACAAACCTCCAAGCCATGTTGTTTTTCAGAAGGGTTATTTAGAGTATAAACACCTGGCATAAGAATCTGAAGGTAACTGTTATCCCCAGTATTGTTGCCAATAATGAAATTACCACCCTGATGTTTAAAAGTAATTCCAAATGGTTCAACACTAAATCGATAGCCATTGTTTTGTAACCACTCTTTGAAAATTTCCATATAGATATTCTCTCTGCCTATCCAGTTCCTCTCGGCTTTAATTTGTTTAGAT
Protein-coding regions in this window:
- the hemG gene encoding protoporphyrinogen oxidase, yielding MEERKIVVVGAGLTGLTCAAYLRRKGQDVVVLEAADRIGGLMQTEEVDGFVMEQGPSTGTIKYPEVAELFDMLGDDCTLEVAQSSAKCRLIWKDGRFHALPSGLWSAITTPLFTLKDKFRILGEPWRKKGIDPNESVGSLAERRLGRSFVDYAVDPFLSGVYAGDPYQLPTRLALPKLYDLEQRYGSFIKGAMALAKQPKTDREKRATKAVFSTRGGFRSLVSALGRVIGDERIRTNCKELSIEPLGDKWKLSWGENTIIAEQVITTCPAYALPKLLNFLPKEQLDDLSNLYYAPVIEIGVGMKNTGDVHWNAFGGLVPSKEKQNVLGVLMPSACFQGRSPKEGANYACFIGGACHPEYINKTDEELIGLVNTSLHTMLGYPKGTCADVIRIYRHSHAIPQYMPETDARLRTIDAVELAYPGLHIIGNLKDGIGMGDRIKQAVDMAEKISLSVS
- a CDS encoding YeiH family protein, which produces MKLTEQRSSMLHGVLLITLFACAAFYIGDMGWVKALSLSPMVVGIILGMLYANSLRNNLPETWVPGIAFCAKRVLRFGIILYGFRLTFQDVVAVGFPAIIVDAIIVCGTILLGVLVGRLLKMDRSIALLAACGSGICGAAAVLGVDGAIRPKPYKTAVAVATVVIFGTLSMFLYPILYRAGVFDLSPDAMGIFAGSTIHEVAHVVGAGNAMGAAVSNSAIIVKMIRVMMLVPVLLVIAFFVAKNVAERDDEAGGSRKINIPWFAILFLVVIGFNSLNLLPKELVDFINTLDTFLLTMAMSALGAETSIDKFKKAGFKPFLLAAILWCWLIGGGYCLAKYLVPML
- the rpsT gene encoding 30S ribosomal protein S20, yielding MANHKSSLKRIRQDKVKTLHNRYYAKTMRNAVRKLRSMTDKEEAVKLYPVVQKMLDKLAKTNVIHQNKAANLKSALCKHVAALG
- the recO gene encoding DNA repair protein RecO gives rise to the protein MILKSKAIVLRSLKFGDSSLIIDMFTELEGRISFITRIPKTAKGKIKKQYFQPLTLLDLEFDYRPRTSLQRIKEVRILRPYGSIPFDPVKSAILLFLSEFLYYVTRGEQQNAHLYNYVCASMEWLDEAERDYANFHLVFMMRLSRFIGFFPNLDAYQAGACFDLRNATFTASAPLHSDYLLPADAAGINQLIRMDYENMHLFRLSRHDRNRISDIVLHYYRIHVPDMPELKSFQVMRELFS
- the hemN gene encoding oxygen-independent coproporphyrinogen III oxidase gives rise to the protein MKQELIDKYNVSVPRYTSYPPANFFRLFTGEEFLREVDYSNEVREKNLSFYFHMPFCRRLCHYCGCNSYPMAKQEHVEAYVQALHKEIDLVAKHLDNSRRISQIHYGGGSPTAMPVSVLKELNEHLLSLFSTIEQPEIAIECHPGYLTAEDWQGLLDARFNRFSLGVQDFNEEVLRLVNRTPSELPTEEIVAILRNAGVNINMDFLFGLPLQTSDSFKKTIERAVAMRPDRVTTFSYGHCPWIFKRQMILEKAGLPDTEEKALMFQKAKDVLHEAGYLSVGLDHFVLPNDELSEALQSHRLHRNFQGYCTRRTTGQVYAFGVTGISQLETAYAQNTKSIDEYITEVSAGTLPIRKGYQLTSKERIVREVIERLMCNYHLDWTHLAEDLVVSVAEVKEAINYDVERLQEMERDGILCLTENTLEMTGEGNPFVRTVAAALDSMMVATDKKFSKPI